The region ACTAGCAACTTCCAGCCACCCTTGAATCGCATCTTTGAGCATTTCTAATAATTGTTCGTAGGTTTCTCCCCAAGTGTGACATCCCGGCAAAGCTGGTACAGAACCACACCACACGCCATCTTCCTGCCAGATAATTGCTTTAATTTTCATGGACTTTTCCTTACACTGCCATGAGGTTTATTTTAGCGTACTATCGGACTGAGCCTTTGCTAGCCCAAAAGAGCGATCGCTTTGCTGTAGATTGCGCGAGATGCCTACGGCTCGGCTTTGTAGTAAGCATCCCTACCTCCCGATCGATCGATCGCTCTTTCTGTGAATAAAGCAAAGTGCGATTCGCTATACGCGATAGCTTCGCTTCACGCGCAGCGTTTCCGCAGGAGAATCGCATTTTTCACCCTCATCTTGCTGCAACAAATTCACCTACGGTTAGTCCAGC is a window of Argonema galeatum A003/A1 DNA encoding:
- a CDS encoding type II toxin-antitoxin system HicB family antitoxin; translated protein: MKIKAIIWQEDGVWCGSVPALPGCHTWGETYEQLLEMLKDAIQGWLEVASQQEELEPEKQSIELSL